Genomic window (Acidobacteriota bacterium):
TGAGATCATCATCGTCGACGGCGGAAGTTCCGATGAAACGGTCGCGATCATCGAACAGGCAACGCCGTCAAAACCGTTGAAACTGATCAACCTCGGGATCGCGAATCGCGGCTTGCAAATGCACGAAGGCACCAAACACGCGGCGCACGAGATCTACTGGTTCCTACACGCAGACACGCGTCCGGTTCAAGGCTCCGCGCGGATGATAAAGCAGCGTCTCCGCTACGATGAGATCGTCGGCGGAAGTTTCGCGATCATCTTCGACGGCGGCAGCCGCTGGGCAAAGTTCTTGACGTGGCTTTATCCGCATCTGCGATCGATCGGACTCGTTTACGGCGACTCGGCGATGTTCGTGAGGCGTTCGACTTACGAAGAGGTTGGCGGATTTCGCGACTATCCGCTTTTCGAGGATGTCGATCTTTACAAGCGCCTGCGCAAAAAGGGAACGTTCGATTTCATCCCCCTTCCGGCGACGACCTCGTCGCGCCGTTTTCAGAACGACTCGTTCATTTGGACGTTTTCGAAGTGGTCGCTTTTTCAGGGACTCTACTGGATCGGCGTGCCGACTCGCGTTTTGGCGAAACGTTATAAAGCGATACGATAGCCGGAATATGGAAACTCTGACAAGAATCCTTTCAATCGCCGCCGGCGGAGCCCTCGGTTCGGTGGCGCGCTATCTGATCAACGTCTCGCCGCTTCATCGGCTTTTCGACAAGTTCCCGTTTCCGACTTTTTTCATCAACGTCACGGGCTCGTTCGCGATCGGATTTCTGCTTATTCTTTTCACAGACAAACTCCAGGTCAGCGACAACTTCCGCTTCGCGGTTATGGTCGGATTTCTCGGCGCGTTCACGACGTTCTCGACATTCGAACTCGAGATCTGGGGGCTGGTCAAGGAAAACCAGTTCTTGACCGCATTCCTTTACCTGTTCCTCAGCGTCGCCCTCGGATTCGCCGGAGTCATTGCCGGCGCCAGTCTGGCACGAAAATTCTGATTCGAGATCACTTCATTTCGACCGGCCTGCCGCTGACGACGATCGGGAGTCCGGCCTTTTGAAGAGCCTTGTTGATCTCGCTCGTGTCGTCGGTCAGAAACTTGTTGATCTCGGCGATCTTGCCCGGCGTTTCGTTCTTCAGGGCCTCAAAGTTCTCGCGCATCGCGGGCGTCGGTCCGGCATTTCCGCCGGCGAT
Coding sequences:
- a CDS encoding TIGR04283 family arsenosugar biosynthesis glycosyltransferase produces the protein MHVSVIIPTFNEELTIRKTLDAVTRLVNVDEIIIVDGGSSDETVAIIEQATPSKPLKLINLGIANRGLQMHEGTKHAAHEIYWFLHADTRPVQGSARMIKQRLRYDEIVGGSFAIIFDGGSRWAKFLTWLYPHLRSIGLVYGDSAMFVRRSTYEEVGGFRDYPLFEDVDLYKRLRKKGTFDFIPLPATTSSRRFQNDSFIWTFSKWSLFQGLYWIGVPTRVLAKRYKAIR
- the crcB gene encoding fluoride efflux transporter CrcB; translation: MTRILSIAAGGALGSVARYLINVSPLHRLFDKFPFPTFFINVTGSFAIGFLLILFTDKLQVSDNFRFAVMVGFLGAFTTFSTFELEIWGLVKENQFLTAFLYLFLSVALGFAGVIAGASLARKF